From Juglans regia cultivar Chandler chromosome 8, Walnut 2.0, whole genome shotgun sequence, the proteins below share one genomic window:
- the LOC108979821 gene encoding uncharacterized protein LOC108979821, with product MEKTPMSLTAILTLFLLLSTLAASSPTTTTDDAQSVYKAIQDFNFPVGLLPKGALGYELDRSNGKFSAFLNGSCSFSLEGSYDLKYKSTISGYISENRLTNLSGISVKVLFLWLDIVEVVRDGDQLEFSVGIASASFPIDSFYDSPQCGCGFDCDNGQVRKFKFNPFVSSM from the coding sequence atggagaaaacCCCAATGTCTCTCACGGCAATCCTCACCCTTTTCCTTCTCCTATCAACACTCGCCGCATCATCCCCCACAACCACCACCGACGATGCGCAGTCCGTGTACAAGGCCATCCAAGACTTCAACTTCCCCGTTGGTCTGCTCCCCAAAGGTGCCTTGGGATACGAGCTGGACCGATCCAACGGCAAATTCAGCGCATTTCTGAACGGCTCTTGCAGTTTCTCCCTCGAGGGCTCATATGACTTGAAATACAAGTCCACCATCAGCGGCTACATCTCCGAGAACAGGCTCACCAACTTGAGCGGTATCAGCGTCAAGGTCTTGTTCTTGTGGCTGGATATCGTGGAGGTGGTTAGGGACGGGGACCAGCTTGAGTTCTCTGTGGGTATTGCATCGGCTTCTTTTCCTATCGATAGTTTCTACGATTCCCCGCAGTGTGGGTGTGGATTCGATTGCGATAATGGCCAAGTAaggaaatttaaattcaatccttTTGTATCTTCTATGTAA
- the LOC118349185 gene encoding gamma-tubulin complex component 4 homolog translates to MGVAESVLFASKAIRVLRNPSPAFRFRDAVYHLQMPRGSQKIQGFTVYFSFHKEPLMDSKLIGEELLPQSESDKIEAMLLDLKISKVKSLVHFVQESSAFHKRPFECAVDSIRANAASHLWQLAVVRADLIGHLKALKDYFLLARGNFFQVNDGQ, encoded by the exons ATGGGTGTTGCAGAGTCAGTTCTTTTTGCTAGTAAAGCAATCAGGGTGCTTCGAAATCCAAGCCCTGCTTTTAGGTTTCGGGATGCTGTTTATCATCTGCAGATGCCTAGAGGCTCTCAGAAAATTCAAGGATTTACTGTCTATTTTTCCTTCCATAAGGAGCCTCTCATGGATAGTAAACTGATCGGAGAAGAATTGCTTCCACAATCTGAGTCTGATAAGATTGAAGCTATGCTTCTAGACCTAAAG ATATCAAAGGTAAAGAGCCTGGTTCATTTTGTCCAGGAATCATCTGCGTTTCACAAAAGACCGTTTGAGTGTGCTGTAGACTCTATTCGGGCTAACGCGGCCAGTCATCTTTGGCAG CTTGCGGTTGTCCGCGCTGACTTGATTGGACATCTGAAGGCCCTAAAAGACTATTTTCTTTTAGCAAGAGGAAACTTCTTCCAGGTAAATGATGGACAATAG
- the LOC118349249 gene encoding indole-3-acetic acid-induced protein ARG2-like gives MARSLSNTKLFSSLLVDGFSNAISRRGYAASSQGIMATVARGGGGSSGARMVKKAGEDAAAAGSTEKVAWVPDPVTGYYRPENCMDEVDVAELRALLLKSKH, from the exons ATGGCTCGCTCTCTCTCCAACACTAagcttttctcttctctcctcGTCGATGGATTCTCTAATGCTATAAGCAG GCGTGGATACGCGGCGTCGTCACAAGGAATAATGGCGACGGTAGCAAGAGGAGGAGGGGGTTCATCGGGTGCAAGGATGGTGAAGAAGGCAGGAGAAGATGCTGCGGCGGCGGGTTCCACCGAGAAGGTGGCCTGGGTCCCAGACCCCGTTACCGGCTACTACAGACCGGAGAACTGCATGGACGAGGTCGACGTGGCCGAACTGCGTGCACTGCTCTTGAAAAGCAAGCACTGA